A window of the Cannabis sativa cultivar Pink pepper isolate KNU-18-1 chromosome X, ASM2916894v1, whole genome shotgun sequence genome harbors these coding sequences:
- the LOC133032684 gene encoding uncharacterized protein LOC133032684: MKGIKRFGKRGKLCPRFTGPFEILEKIGQVAYRLALPPALSAVHNVFHVSMLRKYVSDPSHILSYESLQLQSDMSYEEQPVQILDRKDKVLRNKTIALVKVLWRNSKVEEATWELESDMRAQYPELFR, encoded by the exons atgaaggggattaaacgtttcgggaaaagaggcaagttatgccctaggtttacaggacctttcgagattctcgagaagataggtcaagtggcatatcggttagcattgcctccagccttatcagcagtgcacaacgtatttcatgtctcaatgttgagaaaatacgtttcagacccctctcatatactcagttatgagagccttcagcttcagtcagatatgtcttatgaggaacagccagtgcagatcctggatagaaaggataaagtccttcggaataagaccatagcattggtcaaggttctctggagaaacagcaaggtggaggaagccacctgggagcttgagtcagatatgcgagctcaatatccagagttattcag gtaa